Within the Syntrophales bacterium genome, the region GAGGCAGATTCAGGAGATCGCGGCGGAGCTCTTTTACAAAAAAGGATACGCGGAGACCTCCCTGGACGAGATCGCGCGCCGGGCCGAGATTTCCAAGGCCACGATCTACCTGTATTTCAAGAGCAAGGACGACCTTTACTACCAGATCGTCGAGCCGGCCCTCGCGGAATTGAGCCGACGCCTGGTGAGCATCGCAGAAAACAGCGAAGAGCCGGCAGAAATCACCGTCAGGAAGATCATCGACGCCACCCGGGACGTCTTCTTCAACGATCCCGGCTCGTATCACCTGGTCTCCCGGTACAATGCAGCGGAGTTCAAGCGGCTCCTGCCGAAGAACCGCCTGGACAACCTGAAGAGCCTGATGCGCTCCAATTTCCACCAGATGGAACAGGCCGTGCAGAAGGGAATCGACCAGGGCGTTTTTCATGATGCCGACGCAAAACTGGTCTCCATCATCCTGTGGAACTGCTTTATGGGTGTCATCCAATTCCAGGAAAACAGGATGGATTCGGAGAGGACAGATTATCGAAGGCCGACGATCGACGCCGCGGTGGACCTGATCCTGAAAGGGTTGAAAAGCAAATAATTTTTTTATCGAAAACTAACCATGGTCATCAACTGACCATGGTAATAAAGAACAAGAGAGGAACTTTGAAATGGAAACCATGACGCTGGAATGGGGAATGGAGCATGCCTGGTCCGATCGGGACATGCTGTACAAGGGTGGACACACCATGGAGACGATGACCGTCGAGGCGGGAGCGGAGCGGGCCTGGTCCGATC harbors:
- a CDS encoding TetR/AcrR family transcriptional regulator → MGIAERKQREKESRSRQIQEIAAELFYKKGYAETSLDEIARRAEISKATIYLYFKSKDDLYYQIVEPALAELSRRLVSIAENSEEPAEITVRKIIDATRDVFFNDPGSYHLVSRYNAAEFKRLLPKNRLDNLKSLMRSNFHQMEQAVQKGIDQGVFHDADAKLVSIILWNCFMGVIQFQENRMDSERTDYRRPTIDAAVDLILKGLKSK